From one Eucalyptus grandis isolate ANBG69807.140 chromosome 9, ASM1654582v1, whole genome shotgun sequence genomic stretch:
- the LOC108956932 gene encoding probable disease resistance protein At5g66900: MSVDIVGTAVETAFGELFKLVKDVALTIAVFPEQLKKIESTLDSIAPIMKDIDKFNRMMDRKDLEHIQAIINDGKDLVEKCSKIKKFNLIKKRSYSKKLTEFDATLLREFQLSLPMMATRNTMEMLAGRTESLHRSDQANDGAIQSGLGASGNLAVPEAPDFIVGSEVEASLRKLKWRLLEEGVSVIVVTAPGGCGKTTLVAKLCHEVDIEGKFHNNIMFIRVSKKLNLTDIVQKMIQHKNFLVPTIETEDFAVQYLQQLLEKIGQNPVLLVLDDVWTESKSFLDKFVFKKIKDYKIVVTSRYEFPDVDFVHHLNPLNKGEALQLFHRSVTITDRSMSVPDDLLEQVVNRCKGLPLALTVVAKSLRGKDPSFWETKLLDWSERRSLLRSDSDVLDCLRKSLDDLDGEIKERFLDLSLFPEDRKIPATALIDLWVELYKLDFSGVRAIADLNKLVYRNLADLIVTGKDSNEDDDKCYSSYYAMQHDLLREMAILECDQGEVEERERLILDLTGNSFPDWWSEQKQLTLDARLVSISTDKTFSRPWPSLQLPKAEALVLNFEANIRTKTYALPEFIEKADKLKALIVTNYSFSPAELCNFHVIGSNLRRMRLERMTVPFLNMGQLRLPCLQKISFFMCNISHASTSDDAKISDAIPGLVELHIDYCNDLMALPDDICEIKPLKKLSITNCHNLSVLPEQIGQLVSLEVVRLNSCTNFSRVPDSIRTLEELISLNISDCLSLSTLPDQIGQLVNLKRLNMRGCLRLSKLPRSIIRLRNLRKVVCDKEKEGLWAPLKSSLNSLNIIASEEEEANLNWLND; the protein is encoded by the exons ATGTCAGTTGATATCGTGGGAACTGCTGTGGAAACGGCATTCGGCGAGCTGTTCAAGCTAGTTAAGGACGTAGCGCTAACCATTGCTGTGTTTCCTGAGCAGCTCAAGAAGATCGAATCCACCCTGGACTCCATAGCTCCGATCATGAAAGACATCGACAAGTTCAACAGAATGATGGATCGTAAAGACTTGGAGCATATCCAGGCCATAATTAATGATGGCAAAGACCTGGTCGAGAAGTGctccaaaatcaagaagttcAACCTGATCAAGAAGCGTTCGTACTCGAAAAAGCTTACCGAGTTCGACGCGACACTCCTCAGGGAGTTCCAGCTTTCCCTGCCGATGATGGCTACGAGGAACACCATGGAGATGTTGGCGGGGAGGACAGAATCCCTACACCGTTCCGATCAAGCGAACGATGGGGCCATCCAGAGCGGGCTCGGGGCTTCGGGCAATCTCGCCGTCCCTGAGGCACCCGATTTCATTGTTGGGTCGGAGGTGGAGGCGTCCTTGAGGAAGCTCAAGTGGCGGTTGCTCGAGGAGGGAGTGTCCGTGATTGTTGTGACCGCCCCGGGCGGCTGTGGGAAGACCACTCTGGTTGCGAAGTTGTGTCATGAAGTGGACATTGAAG GCAAATTCCACAACAATATCATGTTCATCCGTGTCTCGAAGAAGCTCAACCTGACAGACATTGTCCAGAAGATGATTCAACATAAGAATTTCCTGGTACCCACAATTGAAACAGAAGATTTTGCAGTTCAGTACTTGCAGCAACTGCTTGAAAAAATAGGACAAAATCCTGTGTTGCTTGTGCTGGATGATGTCTGGACCGAATCAAAATCGTTCCTCGATAAGTTTGTTTtcaagaagatcaaagattaCAAGATTGTGGTGACATCAAGATATGAGTTTCCTGATGTTGATTTTGTGCATCACCTGAACCCACTGAATAAGGGTGAAGCCCTGCAACTTTTTCATCGATCTGTTACAATTACCGATAGAAGCATGTCTGTACCAGATGATCTCTTGGAGCAG GTGGTGAATCGCTGTAAGGGATTGCCATTGGCTCTTACAGTCGTTGCCAAGTCTCTCCGAGGAAAGGATCCTTCATTCTGGGAAACGAAGCTTCTTGATTGGTCTGAAAGACGTTCCCTTTTGCGTTCAGACAGTGACGTACTAGATTGCCTCAGAAAGAGCTTGGATGACTTGGATGGTGAAATCAAGGAACGTTTCTTGGACCTCAGCTTGTTTCCGGAGGATCGCAAGATTCCCGCCACCGCCCTTATTGATCTGTGGGTGGAATTGTACAAGTTAGATTTCAGCGGAGTTCGTGCCATTGCTGACCTCAATAAACTTGTTTACAGGAACCTAGCTGATCTCATAGTTACCGG gaaagattcaaatgaggatGACGACAAATGTTACAGTAGCTACTATGCTATGCAGCACGATCTGCTGAGAGAGATGGCTATCTTGGAATGCGACCAGGGGGAAgtagaggaaagagagagacttaTTTTGGACTTGACTGGAAATAGTTTTCCTGATTGGTGGAGTGAGCAAAAGCAACTGACTCTTGATGCTCGTCTAGTGTCCATCTCCACAG ATAAAACATTCTCAAGACCTTGGCCAAGTCTTCAATTGCCTAAAGCTGAGGCTTTGGTCTTGAACTTTGAAGCCAACATTCGAACCAAAACTTATGCTTTACCTGAATTCATTGAGAAAGCAGATAAGCTCAAGGCCTTAATAGTAACAAATTATAGTTTCTCTCCAGCTGAGCTGTGCAATTTCCATGTCATCGGGTCCAATTTAAGGAGGATGAGGCTTGAACGCATGACGGTTCCTTTCCTAAACATGGGACAGCTACGCTTGCCCTGTTTGCAAAAGATATCCTTTTTCATGTGCAACATTAGTCATGCTTCAACATCAGATGACGCCAAAATCTCCGATGCAATACCAGGCTTAGTGGAGCTCCACATCGACTATTGCAACGATCTTATGGCATTACCGGATGACATATGTGAGATAAAACCTCTGAAGAAGCTTAGCATCACAAACTGTCATAATTTATCTGTACTCCCCGAACAGATTGGCCAGTTGGTGTCCCTTGAAGTGGTCAGGCTTAATTCCTGCACAAACTTTTCACGGGTACCGGACTCGATTAGAACCCTTGAAGAATTGATATCTCTCAATATATCTGATTGTCTGAGCTTGAGCACCTTGCCTGATCAAATTGGTCAACTGGTTAATCTCAAGAGATTGAACATGAGAGGATGTTTAAGGTTGTCTAAGCTACCACGGTCGATCATTAGGCTGAGGAACTTGAGAAAGGTGGTCtgtgacaaagaaaaagaaggcttGTGGGCGCCTCTCAAGAGCAGTCTCAATAGCTTGAACATAATAGCatccgaagaagaagaggctAACTTAAATTGGCTGAACGATTAA
- the LOC104420464 gene encoding probable disease resistance protein At5g66900, with translation MTWTLKVVNRCKRLPLALTVVAKSLRGKDPSFWETKLLDWSERRSLLRSDSDVQDCLRKSLDHLDGEIKERFLDLSSFPEDRKIPATALIDMWVELYKLDFSGVRAIADLNKLVYRNLADLVVTGKDSNEDDDKCYSSYYAMQHDLLRELAILECDQGEVEKRERLILDLTGNSFPNWWSEQKQPTLNARLVSISTDKTFSTPWPNFQLPKVEALVLNFETNIRTKTYALPEFIEKANMLKALIVTNYSFSPTELCNFHIIGSNLRRIRLERITVPFLSMGQLRLHCLQKISFFMCNISQASTSDDAKISDAIPNLVELHIDYCNDLMALSDDICKIKLLEKLSITNCHNLSALLEQIGQLASLK, from the exons ATGACGTGGACATTGAAG GTGGTGAATCGCTGTAAGAGATTGCCATTGGCTCTTACAGTCGTTGCCAAGTCTCTCCGAGGAAAGGATCCTTCATTCTGGGAAACGAAGCTTCTTGATTGGTCTGAAAGACGTTCCCTTTTGCGTTCAGACAGTGACGTACAAGATTGCCTCAGAAAGAGCTTGGATCACTTGGATGGTGAAATCAAGGAACGTTTCTTGGACCTCAGCTCGTTTCCAGAGGATCGCAAGATTCCCGCCACTGCCCTTATTGATATGTGGGTGGAATTGTACAAGTTAGATTTCAGTGGAGTGCGTGCCATTGCTGACCTCAATAAACTTGTTTACAGGAACCTAGCTGATCTCGTAGTCACCGG gaaagattcaaatgaggatGACGACAAATGTTACAGTAGCTACTATGCTATGCAGCACGATCTGCTCAGAGAGCTGGCTATCTTGGAGTGCGACCAGGGGGAagtagagaaaagagagagacttaTTTTGGACTTGACTGGAAACAGTTTTCCCAATTGGTGGAGCGAGCAAAAGCAACCGACTCTCAATGCTCGTCTAGTGTCCATCTCCACAG ATAAAACATTCTCAACACCTTGGCCAAATTTTCAATTGCCTAAAGTTGAGGCTCTGGTCTTGAACTTTGAGACCAATATTCGAACCAAAACTTATGCTTTGCCTGAATTCATTGAGAAAGCAAATATGCTCAAGGCCTTGATAGTAACAAACTATAGTTTCTCTCCAACTGAGCTGTGCAATTTCCACATCATCGGGTCCAATTTAAGGAGAATAAGGCTTGAACGCATCACGGTTCCTTTTCTAAGCATGGGACAGCTACGCCTACACTGTCTGCAAAAGATATCCTTTTTCATGTGCAACATCAGTCAGGCTTCAACATCAGATGACGCCAAAATCTCCGATGCAATACCAAACTTAGTGGAGCTCCACATCGACTATTGCAACGATCTTATGGCATTATCGGATGACATCTGTAAGATAAAACTTTTGGAGAAGCTTAGCATCACAAATTGCCATAATTTATCTGCACTCCTTGAACAGATTGGGCAATTGGCGTCCCTGAAGTGA